CAATCACTAGGCCACAAAGGTGCAGTTAAAAGCCCAACTTATACATTAGTTGAACCTTATGAGCTAAATGGTTTTGATGTTTATCATTTTGATTTATATCGACTAGCTGATCCTGAAGAACTAGAGTTTATGGGGATTAGAGACTATTTTAATCCAACAAGTATTTGTTTGGTGGAGTGGCCTGAACATGGCCAAGGTTTGTTACCTCAAGCTGATCTACATTTGCATTTACACTACAAAGACGACCAACGCGAAATTGAAGTTAACGCTTTGTCTGCTGCTGGGCAGACTATTTTAACAAAACTAAAATAATAATGACTCGACATAACATAGCCCTTTGCTTATCAAGTTTTATACTAATGGTGTTTTCGTTTGCCGTTCACAGTGCGAATAAGGTGGACAGCGTACGTATTTGGGCTGCTCCAGAATCTACCAGAGTAGTATTTGATCTTTCCCAAGCGCCGCAATATGAATCATTTACTTTAACTGAGCCAGATCGCTTAGTTGTCGACATCAAAGATACTAAAAAGAACTTTAACTTAGATAGCATTACCAACAACAGCCGGTTAATAAAGCGAATTCGAGTAAGTAATCCTCCTGCTAAAGGAACATTACGACTGGTGATAGATTTAACTAAAGCCACAAAGTTTAATTTATTTACCTTACCTCCAACTGCGCCATACGGTAATCGGTTAGTGGTTGATTTAGATGACTCCTTCAGCGCAGAGGCCAAAGCTAAAGTTGCTGTGCAGTCATCAGATTCTAATCGCGATATTATCATAGCGATTGATGCCGGGCACGGTGGCGAAGACCCTGGCTCAATTGGCCCCAGCGGTATGTACGAAAAGCGAGTCGTGTTGAGCATTGCAAAACGTTTAGCAGATAAAATTAATGCAACACCTGGTTTACAGGCAGTGATGACGCGTACTGGTGATTATTTCGTAGACTTAAACCGTCGTTCAGAATTGGCACGTCGAAGTAAAGCCGATTTATTACTCTCGATTCACGCAGATGCTTTTACCTCACCTCAACCAAGGGGCGCTTCTGTTTGGGTTTTATCTATGCGCCGAGCTGATAGTGAGTTAGGTCGATTACTTGAGCAAACTGAAAAACATTCGGAATTACTTGGCGGTGTGGGTGACATTATTCAAAATTCAGATGTGGAAAAATATCTGGTTCAAACACTCATCGATATGCAAAAAAACAATTCAATGGTAATGAGTAATGATATCGCTAAAGATATTTTACGCGATTTAGGTTCTATTACTCATTTGCACAAAAAAAGCCCTGAGGCGGCAAGTCTCGCCGTATTGAAAGCGGCAGATATTCCTTCAATTTTGATTGAAACAGGCTTCATATCTAATCCTCAAGAAGAGCGATTGCTGAAAAATGGTAATCATCAACAAAAATTAGCTGATGCCATCCATAGAGGGGTGCTACGCTATTTTGAGTCTAATCCACCTTCAGGCACCTTGCTAGCCAAACGCACTAATACTAAACATAAGGTGAAATCGGGTGAGTCATTATCTGTCATCGCAAGACGATATGGCGTCAGTATTGAAGGCATTAAAAAAGCAAACAATATGAAGTCTGACATGGTCCGTATTGGCCAAAATTTGGTTATCCCAAGGGCATAATATGGCTATTCAATTACTTCCACCCCAACTCGCTAACCAAATAGCT
This Shewanella aestuarii DNA region includes the following protein-coding sequences:
- a CDS encoding N-acetylmuramoyl-L-alanine amidase → MTRHNIALCLSSFILMVFSFAVHSANKVDSVRIWAAPESTRVVFDLSQAPQYESFTLTEPDRLVVDIKDTKKNFNLDSITNNSRLIKRIRVSNPPAKGTLRLVIDLTKATKFNLFTLPPTAPYGNRLVVDLDDSFSAEAKAKVAVQSSDSNRDIIIAIDAGHGGEDPGSIGPSGMYEKRVVLSIAKRLADKINATPGLQAVMTRTGDYFVDLNRRSELARRSKADLLLSIHADAFTSPQPRGASVWVLSMRRADSELGRLLEQTEKHSELLGGVGDIIQNSDVEKYLVQTLIDMQKNNSMVMSNDIAKDILRDLGSITHLHKKSPEAASLAVLKAADIPSILIETGFISNPQEERLLKNGNHQQKLADAIHRGVLRYFESNPPSGTLLAKRTNTKHKVKSGESLSVIARRYGVSIEGIKKANNMKSDMVRIGQNLVIPRA
- the tsaE gene encoding tRNA (adenosine(37)-N6)-threonylcarbamoyltransferase complex ATPase subunit type 1 TsaE; amino-acid sequence: MTIVVKNLENEQATVAMGQLIAQHISPPLTVFLTGDLGAGKTTLSRGIIQSLGHKGAVKSPTYTLVEPYELNGFDVYHFDLYRLADPEELEFMGIRDYFNPTSICLVEWPEHGQGLLPQADLHLHLHYKDDQREIEVNALSAAGQTILTKLK